TAACTGAGTACTACCACTTAAGCCCATGAAGATATAAGCCTTGTTATTTATTACAAATGCTCCAGCCTGACTACGAGCAGTAACGTCACTTTCATCAGTTAACTGATCTTTCTTAGTCCATGTATCTTGTTCCGGATCATATTCGTAAATATTTTTCTGAAGCACACCATTGTTGTTACCAAAACCTACATATCCTTTTCCATTCAAGGTAAATGCTGTAGCACCATATCTTTTAGATCCTCCAAATGCACGTATCGCTGTCCATTTATCCTTCGAAGGCTCATATTTATAAAAGTCCTGAAGGTAGTTATCATTTACACCAGTACCTACATACGCAATATCATTTATAACAAAAGCAACTGCATATTGACGAGCATCTCCTAAAAATTCAGAGCTTAACTTTGTCCACGTGTCATTGGTAGGATCATACTTATAGAAATCTTTTAGATAATCAGTCTCAGTATCATTATTATAACCCAGACCAACATATCCAAATCCACCTGCAGAGAATGCAACTGCACCACTTCTTGGAACACCAGGAAAAGAAGCAATATTTTTCCAATTGCCATTGGCAGCATCATATACATTGAAATTAGTCAATCGATCTCCTTCTTTATCAATCCCTAATCCTGAGTATACCTTATCTCCAATCACAAAAGATACAGCACTATAACGGGCAACTCCAAAATAACCTGATTCAATCTGATACCAGTTTCCATCGGCAGGATCAGTACTATCCCCACCACAACTACTCAAAATAAAGGTAGAAACAAATAAAACTAAACTAAAGGCTATCTTTCTTGTAAAACCAGCCTCACCAGCTACTAATAGATTTCTTTTATGGTTCATAAGGTTTATATGATAATTAATAAAATACAATTTTTATTATTGTGATCCTTTATTTGCAAGGACTTATTTGGAAACCATTGTAACAAACACAGTCAGCTTCATTGGTTTATTTGCAGATTTCTGGCTGCCAAATACTAGTCTGTCTACACCCAGTGAAGTAGAATAAGGCATAATTAATAACCCATTCCATTCCGATCCGGTACTTTTCAGAATAGAGTTTACATATTCGTGTAATTCGAAGGAATAGGCTTTATCAGTTGTTGTATAGTCTGTTGTGTAACTTACTACCTGTTGAGTTGTACTATAGCTGGTATACAAAGGAGATAAAGCTTTATTTTTTGTAGAGGCATAATACATAGTCAACTGAGAAGGCAACGGAAGATTAGAAGGGTTGGCTCCTGAAGCTGGCTTTACAGTTAAAATAGCCTGATTCAAACTAGCATATCCTACATTCTGCAATTGCTGAATACTAGGAAAATCAATACGAGTAGCAAAACCTAAACTTTGTTGCAGATATAACTCCTCATTTGTCTCAGCAGAGGAAATGATATCTCCTTGCTTTTGAAGATTTGCCAGCTTTCCAGGGCGATTGAGTGCCTGTATCTGATTAAACTTCAATGTAGAACTTAATGGAAATGTCTGTATAGCTTCTGTTACACTTTGTTCACTGTTGGTATGATAATACAACTTTAACATAGTACTATCGGACTTAAATCCCAATACGGCGGCATTATCATTAGCACCATTTAGTAAGGCTAATCCATGTAAAATAATCTGAAAGTCATCCTGATCCTGTAACTTGTCTGCCTTAGCAGCATTAAATAGTGCCAAGCCCAAATCATCAGACATCCGGATTGTCAGATTTTTACCTAACCTGGGTCTGGCTTTAAATCGTTTATTACCTAATGATTCAGATAAAACTGGGACAGAACTGGTATTATAGTAGGTTCTCTCATCGTCCAAATCACTTTGCAGACCATGCAAAGAGATTGTTTGAGATTGTGTTGTATCTCCATACCAGTACTCATAACTGGTAGAAAACACTAAGGAATCATACTCTATCTTATTGTTGTCGTCTGTCAACTTAAAAGAACTGGTATGGCTAAGTTCAAAATAGGGTATAGCCTGCACTGTACCTAACTTAGGGTCAGTATATCTTCCAGCTAATAATCGACCATTTCCACCTGTAGTAATAGAATCAAGAAAAACAGTTGAAGCTCTTACTGTAAATGTATCCAGCACCTGGATCTCTACATTCTGATCTTTATCAGCAAGCTTGATCCCCACACTATCATCTCCTTTCTCACAGGCACTTAGTCCCACAACTACCAAAGAGATCAGACACAAAAAATACAGCCAGTGGTACTTGTTAAAATTGTTTTTGTTAGTCATCAATAATAATCCCTATTATGCCGAAAATAGTTGTACTTTACAAAACATGAGCTAAACCTTCAGGAGGAGGAGTTTTGATTTGCCCCATGAAGATACAGATCTGATGCCCATTTCACTTATTTAAAACAGAGTGTACTCCAAAATATTGTGCAAATATGCAAAGACAAATCAGAAGACTCGCAAAAATAGAGATAGAAATATAAAAAGCAAAGCAGTATCGTATTCCCAACTGTTAAATGATGTTAAATGATGAATATCCCGGATCACAAAGCTCTTCTATCAGGAAGTGTCGGCTTATTCAATTTTACTGAGATTTATTTTCGAAAGAAAGGCTTCACTATAGTGTTCACTGATAGGAATAAATACCTCTCCTAGCTTAATTTTCTGATTACGAATACAATCTATTTTATCAAGCGCCACTATGTAGGAACGATGTACACGAACAAATTGTGAAACAGGCAGATTCTCTTCCAGTGATTTCATTGTCATTCGGGTAACCACAGGTCGGGATTGCCCTGCCAGATAGATTTTAAGATAATCTTTCAGGCCTTCAACATACATAATCTCAGACATCTTGATTTTTACAAGAGAATAATCTGCATGTACAAAGAAATAGTCGTTTTCTACAGCTGGCTTTATTTCCTGTTTTCGCAGGGAAAACAATTCATAAGCTTTGTTAGTAGCTTTCAGAAAACGTTCAAAAGCCACAGGTTTTAACAAATAATCGACCACATCCAGATTAAATCCTTCCAGTGCATATTGATCATAAGCAGTAATGAAAATGACCATAGGTGAATAGGACAGGCCTTGCAACAACTGTACACCTGTAATCCCAGGCATTTGAATATCTAAAAACATCAGATCAACCTGTTCATTACGCAATGCATCCATAGCCTCAAATGCATTTTTACATCTTTTCACAAGCTTCAGATAAGGTATCTGCTGAATATTATCTACCAGCAAATCCAAAGCAAGACTTTCATCATCTACAGCAATGCAGTTCATCATAAAGTTTTTTATAGCGTTCTGGCTTGACCAAAAATTGTATATAGTTGAGATATCCTACAACATGAAGTATCTATAAAGTACTTTTTTTCAGACTTAGTACTCTATCATGTTTAAAATCAAGTTCTAATATAACCTGATAGATTGTGTCCTGTTGAATAACTTCAAGAGAATGTGCATCTGGGTATAGCAAATCCAGCCTTCTTTTTACATTAGCTAACCCTATCCCTGAAGCTCTGTCCTTTTTTTCCTGAAATAGCTGATTAACTTTATTTTTTATAGTAAAGATCAACCTTTTTTCATTTGCTTCTAAGGTAAGCTCAATAATTGGTTGCTCAATCATCCCTACCCCATGTTTAAAAGCATTTTCGACAAAAGGTATCAACAACATAGGTTCTATAGATTGTGACGCCATAGGGTGGACTATTTCAAAAATTATTTTGACATCATCCCCAAACCGAAGTTTTTGTAAATCAATGTAACTCTGCAGGTATTGTACTTCTTTATCCAGGCTTACCTGAGTATCAGCCGACTCATACAACATATATCGCATCAGTTCAGACAATTTAATAATAACAGGTTCAACTAATTCCGATTTCTTGCGGGCCAGAGCTGCTAGGCTATTTAAGACATTAAACATAAAATGCGGACTCACCTGTGACCGCAAGAACGACAACTCTGATTTGAGTCTTTCCGTTTCCTGTTCTTTTCTGTTTTGTTCCATAACCAGGTTATCAGAAACAATCCGGAAACTGGTACTAAACGCCCACGTAAAAAACAAAGGAAAGAGATTGCCTATATGAAAAGGCCTTTTAAAGCCTCCCCGTACAGGATTATGCAGATGAAACAGATATTCACGAATAGAATGATTGATAATCAGTGCCACAAACACTACACCCAACACGAGAAATATATACCAGACAATCCCTTTCTTACGCAATATCTTCGGAATCAAATAGTAGGCATTGATATAGAAAAAGGGAATATCCAACAAATTAAATATCAGGAAATAATAGTCAGGTAATGATGGGGGTCGCGGGCCAGGATTTGGAGGAGGATGATTTCTAAAGACCAGCGGCGTTGCCAGAAATAAAACCCAGAAGCATACGTGAAGTATAACAAAAAGAGTAGAAGAAAGAACCGATTTAGACCGAATAGACACCATGCAAAATCTTAAAAACCCACACAAGTTTAGTGATAATACTCAGGTATTTATCCGAAAATAGAAAGAAAGGTAAAATATGTAGACTAACGTATCAAATGTAGCTATAAGTAAAATGATTTACAGGATCTCAGTAAACCATTTTACTTATATGTATACCCGATTATATTACTTATCAGTTATATTCACTTGTATATGTCAAGGCAGTTTGATTTTTTGCCTTTCTCCCTTTACCCAATCTACTATTGTTTTTATTTGTGTTTCATGGAGTTTGGCATCCTTGTGCAATAAAGTATAAGAGGATATAGGCATATGGCCTTCTTCTACTTCCTCTGCTATTTCTTCCAACTTGTGATCCATTCTTTTGGGTTCGTACTGAGCAAAGTCTGAAAAATTCAGTTCTCTCTTTCCTTCATCCACATGATGACTCAACCACAAACCAATAGGATTTATGTTTGCATACCAGGGATATTCCGTATGATTAGAATGACAATCAAAACAGGCTGTTTTTAATAGTCCGGCAACTTCCGGAGTTACCTGAACATAGTGAGTGTAATCTTTTTCAGATTCAGCAGACCCTAAATTTCGTTCCGGGCGGATAAACTGGATTAGAACCAAAATGGCAACAACAATAAGTAAGATCTTTTTCTTCATACATTTACTTGACTGAAAATCATAAGGTATAACTATACCTGTAAGAGAAGAGTGGGGAAATAATTACTATGAAAATAAACCAAGGCTTGTATCTTTTACTATTATCCTGTAAAACGGTGTATTAGTACTATATGCAGCATAAGGTTGCTTCAATAAGAAGACAACCCTATACTTATTGAATTTTGATCCATTACTTATTGATCTCAATATTTGCTACAATATTTACTTCATCGCTAATTACAGCGGCAGGTGCAGAACCAAGATTGAAATCAGATCGTTTGATAGTTCCCAGAGCTTTAAATCCAGCGATAGTTTTCTTGTTCATAGGATGTGTAGTAGTGCCATTGAGTGTTACATCCAGAACAACCGGTTTGGTTACACCATGTAGTGTCAGATCCCCAGCCAGTTTGTATTTTTTTCCTTCTGCTTTTTTAATAGAAGTACTTTTAAAAGTAAGAGTTGGATATTTGGCAGCATCAAAAAACTTATCACTTTTTAAGTCTTTATCGCGGTTATCATTATCTGTATCTATACTATTCACATCCGCAGTCAATTCCACTACAGCATCGGAAAAATCGTCTTTAGAAGAAGTAACTTTGAGATCAAAATTTTTAAATGAGCCATCTACTTCCGAAACCATCATATGGGTAACATTAAACCCTAATTTTGCATGAGCTTTATCCAAAGTCCAGGTCTGACCGAAAGTAACAATGGTACTACTCATGAGAGCAATGGTAAAAATGATTTTTTTCATGATTTAACACAGATTAGGTGATACAGATAAAAACAAATTTTACACTCCTCATATTTATTTTCTGCTCTATGTGTCAGCAACTAATGGGAAACTAGTCGCTAAACTTTGTATTGGACAAGGTAAACAAAAATATAAATATTCACACAATCAGATGGTATTATTCTAATTCTTCTTGAACACTTGTAGCTATTGCTGAGGAAACGGAAAAAAAAGTAGTCAGGCTGGAGAAAATCTGGTTTTTAGAAATAAAAAAAGACCTGACTGTATGTCAGGCCTTTTTCTAGTTAACTATCTTTTTTGGTTGGAGCAATGATTTCTTTATCCTGAATACTTTTTGCATTTTGTTCAGGAGCAGGTTTATCTGCGGGTTGTCCTTCCAATATTTCCGAATGAAGTTGCTTTTTGAATGGCTGGATGCTTCCGGAACTATCCTTTATCGTTGAATCTTTTTTGAAAGAATCTCTCTTGAATTGTGTACTGTCCCGTTTAACTCCATCCTTTTGTCCCGGATATTGACCGCCTGGTCTCTGTCCTCCCTGCTGAGGTGCTCCTTGTCCTGGAGGACGGCCTTGCCCCTGCATTTGCTGACGGCCTCCCTGACCTTGTCCTTCGCCTCCTCCCATACCTCCACCACCATTGTCACCACCTTCTTTCATATCATCATTATTAATAGATTTTCTCCGTCTTGGTGCTGAATCAAAACTCATCTTACCAATACGATAGCTGAAGGTGATTTTAAAGTTCATGTTATGCATCTCGTTCACACTACGTTGTGTAAGAATAGGAGAGTTCAATTCTGTACGAATACGCATAGCTGTTGTGAAGAAGTTTTCAGCACCAAATCCAATACTGCCTTTTTTGTTCTTAAATTCTTTGCGAATTCCTAAGCTATAAATTCCAAATCCCCCCTGTATCCCTTGTAGTTGTACCTGACGGCCTCTATAGAAGGAGAATGCCTGTATACCCCAACCGTTCTTAATAGTGTAGTTTCCAAAGAAACGGAAGTTATACACCCAACCTTCATTGCTCGCCCGATAAATAGGGTTTGGATTATTATTATCCAATACTGAATAATACACATCTGTTCCACCGTTCAGAGATAGTTTATTGGAAAGATTAATGTTGACAAATAAGTTTACTCCATAAGAGTTCTCACTTCCAATATTCTGATATGTAGTACGAATTCCAGTGAGAGAATCTGTAGGATTGACAAACAAATCCCGTACACTTTGTATCGCATCATTGGTATTTCTAACAAAAGCAGCAAAATTCAAAGATGTAGTCTTGATAGTAGTATTATAACCTACTTCAAAGTTATTAGTATATTCCGGTTGTAATCTTGGGTTACCTTCTGTTATATTCAGCTGGTTAGTTCGTTGAATATTAGGGTTTAGAAACTGAATAGAAGGACGTTGAATCCTACGGTTATATGAGAATTTGATCATATTTCCTTTTTTCAGTTTCTTGGAAATATTCAGGCTAGGTACTAATACTCCATAAGATGGAATATCTATATCTGCCTCGTCCTGCAAATATGCATGGATTGTAGTATATTCATAACGCCCTCCCACTTTGAAACTATAATTATTTTGTGTACTAAAGGTATAAGAAGCATATCCTGAAGTAACATTCTGATTATATGTCAGATTATTGGAATAGACATCATCTGTTATAAGTTGAAATGACCCACCTTCCAATGCTTTAAATGTTTGAAAATCGCTGGTTACTTGCCGCATTATATTCTTTGCACCCATTTCTAACATTTGATTCTTTGCAATCGGATTTTGATAGTCCAGTTGTAGTGTCACCTCCTGGTTATGGCTATCATTTATATTTTTCTGAGAAGCAGTATCTACTGTTTGTGAAATACTTAGAAAATCGTTAGTGCGATTATTACGGCTATACAATGCAAGAATACTCAATTCTTTCTGAGGCTTTTCAAACAAATGAGTATACGTTAAATTTAAATCTATCGTTCCTGACAGATCTTTCACCTTTACGTCACTTACATTACTTGTTGGTGGAGTACTCAGATCATATCTGGTAGATAATGTTGTTAAATCATCCTGATAGGATGTATTATTTCTAACGCCATATTGCACAGAGGCAGATAGAAGATTATATTTATTAATATCATAGTCCCATCCCAGTGTATAACGGCCAAACATACCATTGTTACGGGTATTTGCTTTTTGCGTATTTAAACCAGTCTTAGTTTCCTGGCTGTTTTCATATTTTCCATTCACATTATAGTTACCACGACCAAACCCACCCAGAGAAAAGCCCATCTTACCTTTACGGTAGCTTCCATTCAGACCCAGGTTTGCTCCTCTTAATCCTGCACTACCATCTATATTCAGAGACATCCCCTGCATATTGTTCTTTTTGGTAATGATATTGATGATACCGCCAGAACCTTCCGCATCGTATTTGGCAGAAGGAGACGTAATTACTTCAACAGACTTAATCTGATCAGCAGGGATTTGTTTCAATGCATCGGCTATACTTCCTGCTGTGATAGTAGATGGTTTGTTGTTTATTAACACTCTGATATTCTGGCTTCCACGCATAGAAACGTTTCCATCCATATCTACTGACAACATAGGTACGCGTCTCAATACATCTGTTGCATCTCCCCCTTTGGCAGTTGCATCATTTTCTGCGTTATACACTGTGCGGTCTACTTTTTCTTCAATCAGGTTACGTTGTCCTACAATCTCTACCTCCTGTAACTTCTGTGTTTGAGAAGACAGATAAATCTGTCCCATATTCACATCAGAGCTTTTATCTGTTATGGCAGGCAGTTTAATTTCCACTGTGTTGTATCCAATAAAACTAATCTGTAAAGCAAAGTTTCCTTCAGATACTTTGGCCAATGTAAACTTTCCTTTATCATCGCAGACAGCTCCATCTACAGGCTTTTTAGTGGCCGGATTGATCAGTGCTACAGTAGCGAAAGGAACCGGTTCTTTGGTAGTCGAATCAATGACAGTACCTGTAATACGTACACTACCGCGAGGTGCAGATGCTGTTACTTGAGTTTGGGCCCAAACAGCGGGGGTCCCCATCGTTAAAAGTGTTAAGATTAACACTAAAATTTTATACATAGTATTATTGGTTTGAAAATACTTCATATCAGCTAGAGATTCACTCATCGTTCTGTCAGAATAAACACAAAGAAATACACAATGTTAAGACAGGAGAAACCTCATTAGACTATCAGTTTGTTATACTCTACCGTTCGGCCAATTATTCGACAAACTAGTCTGACGAGAAAACTACGGCGATTATCGATCAAAAATGTCTGATTGTATAATAATGGCACAGATTAAGGATGAACGGTAAAGATGACTTAGTTAATTCGCACTTTTTCACGTTATTTGAGTAAGGTGCTTTACCGCTACAACCATACTTTTCAGCTAACGTATACATTGTCCTTACTATCATTGAGTATCTATCTGATATCTTACAGATAGAATTGCCTGGGTCTATGCAATCATTGAATCAACACAAACGTGTCCTCTTAATGCACTTATCATTCTGGTGCATGTATCTTTCATTTTTTAGTTATCAGCTTAGCTTTTACCAGAAAGACAATATTAACTGGCCACGATTCCTGACCATTGTAGCCATACAACTGATATTTACGTCTATTCCAGCCTATATAAACTATTTCTTTTTTCTTCCGAGGTTTCTGGAGCAAAAAAAAGCAGGAAAGTATTTGCTGGGATTTTTGTTGCCGTTTGCCTTATTATATATCATCAGGATGTATACAGAACGTTATTTGCTGGACGGATTCACCCACAAATATGAGTATCTGTATGGTCCCCGGTTCATAATCCAGACTATTGTAGTCACGCTTTTTATTACTGTTTTTGTGGCTATGCTGCGTTTTGCCATTGAGTGGTTTGAACTGGACTCCAAAAAGAAATCTATTGAAAATGAGAAATTATCCGCAGAATTACGCTTTTTAAAAGCCCAGATTAATCCTCACTTTCTCTTTAATACACTCAATAACCTCTATTATCTTGCTTTTACTCAATCTCCTAATACAACAGAAGTCATTGCCAAACTCTCACAGATGATGCGCTACATGATCTACGATTCCAATCACCCGCGTGTGATGTTAAGTAAAGAGATTGAGTATATGGAGAATTATATTAGTCTGGAGAAACTCAGATTGAACAATCAGATTCCTATTCATTTTGAAGTGCATGGTACCACCGGACATGTACTGATTGTGCCCTTGATTCTGATTACATTTCTGGAAAATGCATTTAAACATGGTGTCAGTAATAATAACCCTGAGGCCTGGATCAATGTAAAACTGGAACTTCAGGGTACAGAATGCGTTTATATTGTAGAGAACAGTAAATTACCTGACAAAACGCTGAAGCCAGAGAAATCCGGGATAGGCCTGCAAAACGTCCAGCGACGATTAGACCTTAGCTATCCGGAAAATTACAGTCTGAAAATAACAGACACATCTGATCGCTACCGGATTGAACTTAAACTGAATGCTGCATGAACCTGACTTGTGTTATAGTTGAAGATGAACCCCTGGCTCGCAATCTCCTGACTCAATATATTCATAAGGTTTCGTATCTTACACTGGTACATACCTGCTCCAATCCTATGGAAGCACTTGAATTTCTGAGAGATAATAAGGTAGACATATTATTTCTGGATATTCAGATGCCTGAAATAACAGGCATTTCTCTTCTGAAAATTCTGCAAGTAAAGCCCTTGGTGATTCTCACTACTGCCTATTCTGAATATGCATTGGAAGGATACGAACTGGATGTGGCAGATTATCTTCTTAAGCCCATCACCTTTGAACGTTTTCTGAAAGCAGCAGAAAAAGCGGCGGGTCGTCTTACAACACCTAGTCAACAACAGCAGACAGAAACTTTACCTGATAAGCCATCTTCTGAACCTGCTTCGCCTTTTATATTTGTAAAAGATGGGACAAAGCTGGTCAAAATCCGTCTACAAGATATTTTATATGTAGAAGGGTTAAAAGATTATGTAACCATCCACACCCATCATCAGAAAGTTGTGAGCCTGCAAAGGCTAAAGTCACTGGAAGAGCAGCTTCCACAGGATCGTTTTCTTCGTGTACACCACTCATACATTGTAGCACTGGAAGGAATTGACGCAATTATGAAA
The DNA window shown above is from Xanthocytophaga agilis and carries:
- a CDS encoding galactose oxidase; this translates as MNHKRNLLVAGEAGFTRKIAFSLVLFVSTFILSSCGGDSTDPADGNWYQIESGYFGVARYSAVSFVIGDKVYSGLGIDKEGDRLTNFNVYDAANGNWKNIASFPGVPRSGAVAFSAGGFGYVGLGYNNDTETDYLKDFYKYDPTNDTWTKLSSEFLGDARQYAVAFVINDIAYVGTGVNDNYLQDFYKYEPSKDKWTAIRAFGGSKRYGATAFTLNGKGYVGFGNNNGVLQKNIYEYDPEQDTWTKKDQLTDESDVTARSQAGAFVINNKAYIFMGLSGSTQLGDIWEYEPTADVWNQKQKLSDDCGSARSFPLSFSYDNKGYIMTGASSTSSGSALDDMWQFTPDVVKVDCADE
- a CDS encoding DUF4270 family protein — encoded protein: MCLISLVVVGLSACEKGDDSVGIKLADKDQNVEIQVLDTFTVRASTVFLDSITTGGNGRLLAGRYTDPKLGTVQAIPYFELSHTSSFKLTDDNNKIEYDSLVFSTSYEYWYGDTTQSQTISLHGLQSDLDDERTYYNTSSVPVLSESLGNKRFKARPRLGKNLTIRMSDDLGLALFNAAKADKLQDQDDFQIILHGLALLNGANDNAAVLGFKSDSTMLKLYYHTNSEQSVTEAIQTFPLSSTLKFNQIQALNRPGKLANLQKQGDIISSAETNEELYLQQSLGFATRIDFPSIQQLQNVGYASLNQAILTVKPASGANPSNLPLPSQLTMYYASTKNKALSPLYTSYSTTQQVVSYTTDYTTTDKAYSFELHEYVNSILKSTGSEWNGLLIMPYSTSLGVDRLVFGSQKSANKPMKLTVFVTMVSK
- a CDS encoding LytTR family DNA-binding domain-containing protein encodes the protein MMNCIAVDDESLALDLLVDNIQQIPYLKLVKRCKNAFEAMDALRNEQVDLMFLDIQMPGITGVQLLQGLSYSPMVIFITAYDQYALEGFNLDVVDYLLKPVAFERFLKATNKAYELFSLRKQEIKPAVENDYFFVHADYSLVKIKMSEIMYVEGLKDYLKIYLAGQSRPVVTRMTMKSLEENLPVSQFVRVHRSYIVALDKIDCIRNQKIKLGEVFIPISEHYSEAFLSKINLSKIE
- a CDS encoding sensor histidine kinase, encoding MVSIRSKSVLSSTLFVILHVCFWVLFLATPLVFRNHPPPNPGPRPPSLPDYYFLIFNLLDIPFFYINAYYLIPKILRKKGIVWYIFLVLGVVFVALIINHSIREYLFHLHNPVRGGFKRPFHIGNLFPLFFTWAFSTSFRIVSDNLVMEQNRKEQETERLKSELSFLRSQVSPHFMFNVLNSLAALARKKSELVEPVIIKLSELMRYMLYESADTQVSLDKEVQYLQSYIDLQKLRFGDDVKIIFEIVHPMASQSIEPMLLIPFVENAFKHGVGMIEQPIIELTLEANEKRLIFTIKNKVNQLFQEKKDRASGIGLANVKRRLDLLYPDAHSLEVIQQDTIYQVILELDFKHDRVLSLKKSTL
- a CDS encoding heme-binding domain-containing protein, encoding MKKKILLIVVAILVLIQFIRPERNLGSAESEKDYTHYVQVTPEVAGLLKTACFDCHSNHTEYPWYANINPIGLWLSHHVDEGKRELNFSDFAQYEPKRMDHKLEEIAEEVEEGHMPISSYTLLHKDAKLHETQIKTIVDWVKGERQKIKLP
- a CDS encoding YceI family protein: MKKIIFTIALMSSTIVTFGQTWTLDKAHAKLGFNVTHMMVSEVDGSFKNFDLKVTSSKDDFSDAVVELTADVNSIDTDNDNRDKDLKSDKFFDAAKYPTLTFKSTSIKKAEGKKYKLAGDLTLHGVTKPVVLDVTLNGTTTHPMNKKTIAGFKALGTIKRSDFNLGSAPAAVISDEVNIVANIEINK
- a CDS encoding TonB-dependent receptor domain-containing protein, translated to MYKILVLILTLLTMGTPAVWAQTQVTASAPRGSVRITGTVIDSTTKEPVPFATVALINPATKKPVDGAVCDDKGKFTLAKVSEGNFALQISFIGYNTVEIKLPAITDKSSDVNMGQIYLSSQTQKLQEVEIVGQRNLIEEKVDRTVYNAENDATAKGGDATDVLRRVPMLSVDMDGNVSMRGSQNIRVLINNKPSTITAGSIADALKQIPADQIKSVEVITSPSAKYDAEGSGGIINIITKKNNMQGMSLNIDGSAGLRGANLGLNGSYRKGKMGFSLGGFGRGNYNVNGKYENSQETKTGLNTQKANTRNNGMFGRYTLGWDYDINKYNLLSASVQYGVRNNTSYQDDLTTLSTRYDLSTPPTSNVSDVKVKDLSGTIDLNLTYTHLFEKPQKELSILALYSRNNRTNDFLSISQTVDTASQKNINDSHNQEVTLQLDYQNPIAKNQMLEMGAKNIMRQVTSDFQTFKALEGGSFQLITDDVYSNNLTYNQNVTSGYASYTFSTQNNYSFKVGGRYEYTTIHAYLQDEADIDIPSYGVLVPSLNISKKLKKGNMIKFSYNRRIQRPSIQFLNPNIQRTNQLNITEGNPRLQPEYTNNFEVGYNTTIKTTSLNFAAFVRNTNDAIQSVRDLFVNPTDSLTGIRTTYQNIGSENSYGVNLFVNINLSNKLSLNGGTDVYYSVLDNNNPNPIYRASNEGWVYNFRFFGNYTIKNGWGIQAFSFYRGRQVQLQGIQGGFGIYSLGIRKEFKNKKGSIGFGAENFFTTAMRIRTELNSPILTQRSVNEMHNMNFKITFSYRIGKMSFDSAPRRRKSINNDDMKEGGDNGGGGMGGGEGQGQGGRQQMQGQGRPPGQGAPQQGGQRPGGQYPGQKDGVKRDSTQFKRDSFKKDSTIKDSSGSIQPFKKQLHSEILEGQPADKPAPEQNAKSIQDKEIIAPTKKDS
- a CDS encoding sensor histidine kinase encodes the protein MYLSFFSYQLSFYQKDNINWPRFLTIVAIQLIFTSIPAYINYFFFLPRFLEQKKAGKYLLGFLLPFALLYIIRMYTERYLLDGFTHKYEYLYGPRFIIQTIVVTLFITVFVAMLRFAIEWFELDSKKKSIENEKLSAELRFLKAQINPHFLFNTLNNLYYLAFTQSPNTTEVIAKLSQMMRYMIYDSNHPRVMLSKEIEYMENYISLEKLRLNNQIPIHFEVHGTTGHVLIVPLILITFLENAFKHGVSNNNPEAWINVKLELQGTECVYIVENSKLPDKTLKPEKSGIGLQNVQRRLDLSYPENYSLKITDTSDRYRIELKLNAA
- a CDS encoding LytTR family DNA-binding domain-containing protein, translating into MNLTCVIVEDEPLARNLLTQYIHKVSYLTLVHTCSNPMEALEFLRDNKVDILFLDIQMPEITGISLLKILQVKPLVILTTAYSEYALEGYELDVADYLLKPITFERFLKAAEKAAGRLTTPSQQQQTETLPDKPSSEPASPFIFVKDGTKLVKIRLQDILYVEGLKDYVTIHTHHQKVVSLQRLKSLEEQLPQDRFLRVHHSYIVALEGIDAIMKEKVQIGNALIPIGDTYRKSFKEFIERNHLQSD